The Metarhizium brunneum chromosome 3, complete sequence DNA window tctttgtcttttccattcgtatctcgtttggtcgtatcgtgtgtcctaggaagtctacttcctgggtatggaatttgctttttgctggttccactagtaacttcgcgtcttgtagcgcttgtagtaccttgtgtacatgtcttttgtggtcttccagggtttttgagaagatcagtatatcgtccagatacactaccacaaaattgtccaaatattttcgtagtacgctgttgatcattcgttggaatgtcgctggtgcgttggtaagcccgaatggcattaccaggtattcgaatagtccgaacttcgttctaaaggctgtcttccattcatggcctttctttattcgaatcaaattgtatgctcccttcaggtccaaagcggtgaaccaattcattccgtgcaatcggtcccgtagttccgatattagtggcaacggtgttcgatccttcatggtaatcgcgttcaatcgccgatagtccactactaaccgcagtttcccgtttttctttggaacaaacataactgggtatccagcttctgatgtggatgctctgatgtagcctttcgctaacatctcgtcgatgtactcccgtagtgtttcgagttctcttgcgtttaagttgtaaatcttatggaatgttgtcgactttccgtctatcaattcaatctgatgatcccattggctgtgttctggtaatccggtttctaattcttctgcgaataatttttcgtatttccggtattccttagggatattcttgagtctttcttctttcgttattgggcttttgtcgtctttatcgttctcgttcctcttttctccttcgagtttcttgtttgtgttcgcgaggtctttccttaaggtggcaataacctttcggatcttggcttttgtcttcttgttgcttattgttgttcgtatcccggtttgtagcgccgtcgaggtcgttacggtggatccaattgttttgactgcttttctgccgcttgtttgttgtcgttggtccttggataacttgcttgaaggttctttttcttcagaactctgttcatgagctaagttatgacgaaatttcgttctttcttccgaattctgctgattctgttggcctgaagtctcgttccacttcagttggcctgtcctccagttgatcagtgggttactctcccataaccatgggtaccctaacactaggtcgtgttccgatacgtccataacatcgagttgaatcacttctgaatgactttgaatctgtacttcgagatgatcagtctcttggttaatgattccgtcattataggcaaaaagttttccttcgatatcagttaactcgtatggtgcctctttgtgtttccacggtagttggtaacgattcacaactctgggtgagatatagttgcccatcgcgccactgtccacaagtatgcgaacgcgatgtcccatgacttcggcgtctaataccattttgtcgcttcgtccgttctgggttgcgttgagggtcattagcgtctttcttttcatgccagcctgtagcccttttacagatggcgtgcctcgttttttgagttttccggaatagattcttctgcgatttgtcgtttcatttcttggtaccattctgtaggtccagttccgttttgcgggtgcttgaagcaaaacccatcgtcaaacatttgacataggcgattgtaaatttggtttttcatttctccgtgtttttcgcatcttgggttgtcgcagtttaccgcatatttcctgttgcatctggggttgaacttctgttcgttgtaccacttatccaactgttgttcactgtggtatgttgattctgtggttcccctggggtctttctgttcgagtatgtctaatgctcgctgtgtccgtttgtatgctgctggtgttccacattgccacttgtgccattccctggccttatctaccatatgttctgaacaattaggtagtgggcataccatgtggtcttttgtttcacatcgaggtgacttgagtagtaactcccttctgtgtgttgggatttttccctcatacacatactgatgccactgcctgttcttcgtatgtacatgtaactggcatgtgtctgattcacatacgtccgtaggatctgtatgagctcggcatttgatgggtgtgtttgaatcgggttccaagatcatcgtttgatcgttattgattatcttcactctccattctaggagttcccatctgaagtatggtgctttgatcggatatcctttcatcctgatcggaaacgcatccaatcgtgccttggtttgaaagtgtgcctggcacattgcaaacgcgcatgatgcccatgctaaacgtgtatgttccgcgtgtcttggtgagagtctaggatcgtcttccttctctccttccggaaaccatagtgtctggttttccattgccgtggtggtgtccactgctagaataggaattgcgaaatgttttcctgttggtgcggggaaatatcgctgtacagcttgttcttgtgtggctgtcagccttgcaggcgtttcttcctcgcttcgttcgtcttcggacgcttctggagtatctaggattgcgttgtcgtcatcgacgctcatttcccttactctatcttccggttcgtcgaaggtggtgaggatttgtgcgtcttgctcctccctatattgttgttcccttcgattcttccttgcttctgcttgttgtcgcacccaatcgagaatttcttggtgcgagtcttcgtccaaatattctggcgattttggttcatggagttcctttcgtcccgtcattgcaagcgttctcttttccattgattgttcgtccaggtcttcttgtaccagttgtttggctacttgcagtccgtttcctatgaagttcataattttcttctttggttttcttggttcttttggaaaccatcctctttcttgtttgctgctcatgtgaacgtagcagttgtcgtcatagcagaaggtccagttgaggttcttatgttccacctctgattcggtaacttcgattttctgttggttagtagaattgagttgtttcttacctccttctggtactggcttccattctttcctgggtttcttgcatttattggcgaaatgtcctggttttccgcagttgtagcatttcttttcctttttgtcgtctttcttggtagcgtcaagctccattcgtccagggttaagagtgtgaccataggcaataggttcgtcacgctttctgcgttgattggcttggtaactcttccctttggcagggctccaggttcctttaccctgtttcttctgtatgcgtcgctgatactgtctgtcgtcgattcgtaccgccatagcgatgtagtccgataagttgtctggtctgttctccctgtagagttcatctttgacttcttccttaagtcctttatagaaagctgacataagaggttcgtcctcccagtcaagctgagatgcaagttgtctgaagcgagcggcataatcggatgccgatcccttctgcttgagcccgtcgatgtagtactcagcagccctagcttcgtcaactgttccaaaggcctttttgatagctttttcgaattcatcgtaactttcgaaaatggtgttggtttcttcttcgcggtcgtctttttctttgttaaggtagtccctcataatgggttcaaaccatgcgagtgccactcccgtcatacaccctcctgcgtgcagtaccttggcagaggattcttccattttggtcgggaattgtcggtggtaagccctgagttgagtgaggaatccttgaagcgcacccggggatccgtcgtacggtcctggtgccctgggtctaaggatttctcccaagtcctttttaattgtggccgcagtcgtggcttgttcctgccgttcttcttccatctgttggacccgttcccgaaggcgtatgatctcagcaagcatgtcgtgagcagagatggtggttggtccctctcgggtttcattggatccagatgcggtggtagtctcgcgtggtgccatgttgacagttatcaggtattgctcagagtgacgcggtagtagtctgaacaagagctttcaacgtgtaacggctaaggttcccaagggataaactagtcgtagtttatgttggcagagccactagggcagtcaatctgagcagttgggtgttacgttggtaataggtcgtagaccgtaaccaagtgatcagagtcaaagagttgtaagcgaggcttattcaatgtaatgatctgtgttgaaagctaaggagctagaggctatctatgaagcgaatttgggggtccctatatactacggttgctagttatcgcggaggtgagcatcctcgatgctcacttccaaacactggtgagcgttgtgcatgctcacttataataactgagcgtccttcccattggtcctgtcgtgccgaccaatgttccgtggcccgtcatgcctgtgccgcccggcggctccatgcagccggcccaacctgcagcctacgtgctgggtcgtaacagTAAAGCAGTAGAAGCAGCAGGGAAGAAATCTCAGGAGCGTTGTAGTACTGGTGGAAGTTCGCGAGCGGCGTAAAAGGAAATCTTCTGGTATTACAACAGATATTCAagtcttatataatataggaGGCTGGTAATCTTACCATAGTTCTGTAATGGATTTCTCTTCTTTGTTGCCCTTCTTGCAGGCAATCTAGTTATTAGGTGGTGTAGTTCGTAATAGCCAGCTATAAACTAAAGAGGAGGCAATAAAAAACTCTAATTACTAAagtagtataataagtattatagcAACGTTTTATAATCCTTGTTATATGCCCTTAACTGCTCTATCTTTATCTTAATAAATAGTATAAGTGCTACACGAATATTCTTATCTAGTGTCTTAGCGCCTGCACTGTTTTTATTTAAACAATTAATAAAGAGCTTATTAACATTAAAAGGTTTCCTTGCTGTGTAGTTATACTAAAAGCGTTTTGTAACCTATAAGTTATgtataaaactaaaaagagATTTCTTAGTACATAGTATTCCTCTTAACCTTTTAACCTGTTTTATTACTTCTAAAAACTGCTCTAAGCGGGGCTTATAAGCTGACAGAAAcaatattaagtaataaataagaaatcttttatattaagtaatttttcttagtaattagcttatttataaggtaaaaaaagaaaaatactaaGAGctaaaagtatattatatataataaaacttagtttatattataaacttaagctaaaagcttagGTCTAGGTAGAATTCTAAGTAAAGCTAGcttaaacttaatataaataaactttaagctattaaaaaccttaaaatttaagtaaaattttaagtaaaattaaattaaacttaatataaataaattttaaattaaaataaaatatattaaataaaaaaaaagaaaataaaatctttttttttaagtttatttttattatttaataatatatatatataattataagtataattaatttattataaaaaataaactttattataaataaccttataaaataaataattaatataaaactaagcttatttatataatagctaaaattCCTAAGGaataaactagttataatttatattagtaaaataactaaagcagttaatctaagtaattaggtattatattaataataggttataaattataactaagtaattagagttaaaaagttataagtaaagcttaaattaatataataattatattaaaagctaaaaaactaaaatttatttataaagtaaatttaagggtttttatatattataataattatttatcttaaatataagtaataatattacttatattaattttattataattacttatattatttattttatatataataagtacttttttattaatagcttatattaattattattttataattttttttacttatattatataatagcttatataatttaacctacttttataacttatattataatttatagctaggttataatataatattttttctcttataattttatttttaaaatctaagtttattttataaataactttatattttattttttttattaataagttttttttttttttataatatttttttaatattatatttaattatttttttaaaatttaaaaattaaaactaaaattagattttatatattattaaaatactttaataatatatataaatttttatagctttaatattatattatattttttttattttatttataatttttattataaaataattaaatattttttaaaatataaaaaatatatataataaaagtatttttataatacttttaatattataattaatttatataaatactttttttatatattattattttttattaataaatattttttaattaattaaattatttttaagttaaaatatttaaattaaaaaaaaaagtttattaaaaaactttttattttttattataaaatattatattaagtataagttaatttaaataaattcttaaattatttaaagtaattatataagtaaaagtattaattacttttaaaagaaaataaaataatttatttaaatttataattattaaataagttaaataaaaaaaatattataaatttaaggctattattaatatatagtttttaagtattattaatatattaaattaaaatattatatttaaaaataccttattaaatattattataataagtactaataattttttaaatattttataaacttttatatattttttttatttttatagcttttttatttaataaaatattaatatattttattttttatttttatatttaaaatttattttactttatattttattttatttataattttaatatttttttttattaatatattacttaatacttttttaaaaagtaaaatatatattattaatttataattaatttactttataattaaataaaattatatatataatataagtattatataagtataaaatctaaaataatattaggttatattaggctaagaataataaaagactagaaaagtaaactatttatatatatattataatatattaaatatactagtataattaataccgCGCTATAATTGctagctaaggctattttataatagccttagctattattattataaaagtaaacttcgcgcttataacttatattaagttatactaaaaacctaaaatacctatatatatagtatatttatatagtttactCTTACTTATATTCTAAGTTAGTCTTGTTCCTTTTTATCTAAGTTATTTGCCTTTTCTGCTATTAAGacctaataataatataggcTTTAAAGGTGCTAAGAAGCCcaatataagtaagttacctattataacctttaagggttaaaagctaataaggcttaaagggtaatataattaatactagattaaaagccttttataataaaagaaataattattataaaactaaaaattttaatttaataaaaattaaaaaaaataataaagctattaaaaatataaaaaaaaaggcctttaaaaatataaagctaaagtatagctttaaaaaagctattatattagctataaaaggGCCTAATAAAGCTAGTAATACTAAGAGCAAAGCTGCCTAATAAATCtatattagcggttttacctTTTCTAGAAGGggtaaaatatatattataaaataattttttataatttttaataataaaagtttataattatttattaatatttattttttaataataaataattctaatttttataatttaatttattatttaattatattattttaatattttattaaagtaaataaattatattttttttcttaaaaattagtttttttaattttttataattataatattatattattttattttatataaattttaatttatattatatttttttatataatttttttagtttatttacttataatattacttattttacttataattttttatattatatttaaaatactttataattaaatttataattaatataagctagtatttactttattaattctaatattaagctattataagctaattatattataagtaattatttcCCCTCTggaagaggtaaaaccgcCAATACAGATTTATTTGGCAGCTTTAGCCTTATAagcctttttagcttttttagcctttttagccttagctttattagccttattagccctttttatagctagttttatagctttCTTAATACTATATTTTAGTTTAGCGTTTTTAAaggctcttttttttaaattcttaattatttttataatttttttaatttttataaaattaggatttttagctttaaaataagtattttttttattataaaaagcttttaatttattaataattatattacttattaggccttattagctttaacccttaaaagttataataagtaatttacttatattaggctttttattatacttagttattttattattattaataagctagtctagttaattttattttataaaaacttatattaataggtatatactttatatataatagtttataaatagctataataaatattagtaagtacttataagagatatatatatataagagcagtaacttataattagttatttatagCAAGGTCTTAATAATAGAAAAGgcaaataacttaaatataaaatcaacttaaaatataagaaaaagtaaaccttataaatatactatatatataggtattttaggtttttaatataacttaatataagttataactATAAAGTTAGtaggtttatataataatatataaggtttaattatataataatagctaaggctatcGTAAGGTAGCTATAACTAGCAAGTTATAGCGTggtattaattatactagtatatctaatatatCACgatatataaataatttac harbors:
- the Tf2-12_10 gene encoding Transposon Tf2-12 polyprotein, translating into MAPRETTTASGSNETREGPTTISAHDMLAEIIRLRERVQQMEEERQEQATTAATIKKDLGEILRPRAPGPYDGSPGALQGFLTQLRAYHRQFPTKMEESSAKVLHAGGCMTGVALAWFEPIMRDYLNKEKDDREEETNTIFESYDEFEKAIKKAFGTVDEARAAEYYIDGLKQKGSASDYAARFRQLASQLDWEDEPLMSAFYKGLKEEVKDELYRENRPDNLSDYIAMAVRIDDRQYQRRIQKKQGKGTWSPAKGKSYQANQRRKRDEPIAYGHTLNPGRMELDATKKDDKKEKKCYNCGKPGHFANKCKKPRKEWKPVPEGGKKQLNSTNQQKIEVTESEVEHKNLNWTFCYDDNCYVHMSSKQERGWFPKEPRKPKKKIMNFIGNGLQVAKQLVQEDLDEQSMEKRTLAMTGRKELHEPKSPEYLDEDSHQEILDWVRQQAEARKNRREQQYREEQDAQILTTFDEPEDRVREMSVDDDNAILDTPEASEDERSEEETPARLTATQEQAVQRYFPAPTGKHFAIPILAVDTTTAMENQTLWFPEGEKEDDPRLSPRHAEHTRLAWASCAFAMCQAHFQTKARLDAFPIRMKGYPIKAPYFRWELLEWRVKIINNDQTMILEPDSNTPIKCRAHTDPTDNGRSDKMVLDAEVMGHRVRILVDSGAMGNYISPRVVNRYQLPWKHKEAPYELTDIEGKLFAYNDGIINQETDHLEVQIQSHSEVIQLDVMDVSEHDLVLGYPWLWESNPLINWRTGQLKWNETSGQQNQQNSEERTKFRHNLAHEQSSEEKEPSSKLSKDQRQQTSGRKAVKTIGSTVTTSTALQTGIRTTISNKKTKAKIRKVIATLRKDLANTNKKLEGEKRNENDKDDKSPITKEERLKNIPKEYRKYEKLFAEELETGLPEHSQWDHQIELIDGKSTTFHKIYNLNARELETLREYIDEMLAKGYIRASTSEAGYPVMFVPKKNGKLRLVVDYRRLNAITMKDRTPLPLISELRDRLHGMNWFTALDLKGAYNLIRIKKGHEWKTAFRTKFGLFEYLVMPFGLTNAPATFQRMINSVLRKYLDNFVVVYLDDILIFSKTLEDHKRHVHKVLQALQDAKLLVEPAKSKFHTQEVDFLGHTIRPNEIRMEKTKIEAVRNWPTPKNVKDIQSFRGFANYYRRFIKSYGEIAAPLDELTKKDKQWNWNDEAQCAFDKIKELITSEPVLRTFDPEKETELETDSSDFALGAQVGQRDDDGKLHPIAFYSKKLHGAELNYPIYDKEFLAIINAFKEFRHYLMGSKHKVKVYTDHKNISHFATTQQLNGRQIRWAEYLSEFDYEIIHRKGSENGRADALSRRSDYDTGVPTATGPLLEINKNGNFQQKQLNAILKVQKEDPVYGKIHQWATDNIQHIGDVPTGCTCHPGGVPMYGEKIWIPPELQEECIKEMHEHPVYGHQGIRKTLDKIRRQYDFSGIKKMVEKVVNECIQCGKSKASRHKPYGELQPLPVPTRPWESIAFDHITKLPMSKEPMTNVEYDSIFVVTDRLTKYGYFLPYREASNAEELAYVFLRTIASNHGLPEEIISDRGSTFTSKFWQALMAQLGTNHKLSTAYHPQTDGQTERLNQTLEQYLRCYINHQQDDWVKWLPTAQLAYNSSISESTKQTPAYANYGFNPEVFRTQREGPQAERAMLQADELKRLHEEMRHELEFVRNRMAQYHNRKRSKGPIFGEGDMVYLLRRNIKTTRPSDKLDYKKLGPFAIKKRISTNNYELSLPKTMRNHPIVHISLLEKAPNNAPAEEDIEVMNETEYEVERILDMRTRNKTRQYLIKWKSYGDEENTWEPTEHLKNCQHLLRQYHQQHSTRHPQTQRSNPTRQ